A window from Marinobacter salsuginis encodes these proteins:
- the sdhC gene encoding succinate dehydrogenase, cytochrome b556 subunit: MNSKRPVNLDLGKFHFPLPAITSILHRISGIIIFVGVAFLLYGLQLSLSGEEGFSRVNELLDSFLAKLIIWGILSALLYHLVAGIKHLFMDMGIGEELESGRLASKITIVVSVILIVLAGVWVW, translated from the coding sequence GTGAATAGCAAACGACCAGTAAATCTCGATCTCGGCAAGTTTCATTTTCCGCTGCCAGCCATTACGTCCATATTGCACCGTATCAGCGGCATCATCATTTTTGTTGGTGTTGCGTTCCTGCTTTACGGGCTTCAGCTTTCCCTGTCGGGGGAAGAGGGCTTCAGTCGTGTCAATGAACTGCTGGACAGCTTCCTTGCCAAGCTGATTATCTGGGGCATCTTGTCTGCTCTGTTGTACCACCTGGTTGCGGGTATCAAGCACCTGTTCATGGATATGGGCATTGGTGAAGAGCTCGAGAGCGGCCGCCTCGCCTCGAAGATCACGATTGTGGTTTCCGTCATTCTCATCGTTCTGGCAGGAGTCTGGGTATGGTAA
- the gltA gene encoding citrate synthase, producing MTDRKATLSVGDKSIELPIYSGTVGPDVIDVRGLVQEGVFTYDPGFVSTAACESAITYIDGANGVLLHRGYPIEQLAEHSDYLEVCYLLLHGELPSAEENQKFHETIKNHTMLHDQMRNFFQGFRRDAHPMAIMCGVVGALSAFYHGEMDVASQEQREITAHRLIAKMPTIAAWCYKYAIGQPFIYPRNDLSYSENFLQMMFGVPCEEYKPNPILAKAMDKIFILHADHEQNASTSTVRLAGSTGANPYACIASGIAALWGPAHGGANEAVLDMLAEIGDESNIEKFIAKAKDKDDPFRLMGFGHRVYKNFDPRAKVMAETAHEVLTELGLENDPLLKIAQRLEKIALEDEYFVKRKLYPNVDFYSGLILKAIGIPTSMFTVIFALSRTIGWFSHWNEMVSGDYRIGRPRQLYTGSDSRDYPAK from the coding sequence ATGACCGACAGGAAAGCCACGCTCTCGGTGGGGGACAAGTCCATTGAGCTACCGATTTATTCCGGCACCGTCGGCCCTGACGTTATCGACGTACGAGGCCTAGTCCAGGAAGGCGTTTTTACATACGACCCCGGATTCGTATCGACCGCAGCCTGCGAATCGGCCATAACCTACATCGACGGTGCAAATGGCGTTCTCCTGCACCGCGGCTACCCGATCGAACAGCTCGCGGAACACTCCGACTACCTTGAAGTCTGCTATCTCCTGCTTCACGGCGAACTTCCAAGCGCCGAGGAGAACCAGAAGTTCCACGAGACCATCAAAAACCACACCATGCTGCACGACCAGATGCGGAACTTCTTCCAGGGTTTCCGTCGTGATGCACACCCGATGGCCATCATGTGTGGTGTGGTCGGCGCTCTGTCCGCCTTCTACCACGGCGAGATGGACGTAGCTAGCCAGGAGCAGCGTGAGATCACCGCTCACCGCCTGATCGCAAAAATGCCGACCATTGCCGCCTGGTGTTACAAGTATGCCATTGGCCAACCTTTCATTTATCCGCGTAATGACCTCTCTTACTCCGAGAACTTCCTGCAGATGATGTTTGGCGTTCCTTGCGAGGAGTACAAGCCAAACCCGATCCTGGCCAAGGCCATGGACAAGATCTTCATTCTGCACGCAGACCACGAACAGAATGCGTCGACGTCGACCGTGCGTCTGGCTGGCTCCACCGGTGCTAACCCCTACGCCTGCATCGCCTCCGGCATCGCTGCACTGTGGGGCCCTGCCCACGGCGGCGCCAACGAAGCGGTCCTCGACATGTTGGCCGAAATCGGAGACGAGTCCAACATCGAGAAATTCATCGCCAAGGCCAAGGACAAAGACGATCCGTTCCGCCTGATGGGCTTCGGACATCGGGTTTACAAGAACTTCGACCCGCGCGCCAAGGTGATGGCAGAAACCGCTCACGAGGTTCTGACCGAGCTAGGCCTGGAAAACGACCCGCTGCTGAAGATCGCCCAGCGCCTGGAAAAAATCGCGCTGGAAGACGAGTACTTCGTAAAGCGCAAGCTTTACCCGAACGTCGATTTCTACTCCGGACTCATCCTCAAGGCCATCGGAATCCCGACTTCGATGTTCACCGTTATCTTCGCCCTGTCGCGGACCATCGGCTGGTTCTCGCACTGGAACGAAATGGTCAGCGGCGACTATCGCATCGGCCGTCCGCGCCAGCTTTACACTGGCTCGGATTCCCGGGATTATCCGGCGAAATAA
- a CDS encoding NAD(P)-dependent oxidoreductase, producing MTTAAFIGLGVMGYPMAGHLAKAGLNVRVWNRTSAKAEQWASEYGGTSCTSIAEAVKGADIVLTCVGADIDLKAVYEGDEGILANASEGAVLVDHTTASAGIAEYLAEAASKNNMGFVDAPVSGGQQGAENGKLTIMCGGSEQDYAKAEPVMEHYARALNRMGPAGSGQKTKMVNQIAIAGLVQGLSEALHFAEQAELDVAKVVDVISKGAAQSWQMENRSATMIAGEFEHGFAVDWMRKDLGICLEEARKVNASLPVTALVDQFYADVQSMGGKRWDTSSLIQRLRKFR from the coding sequence ATGACTACAGCAGCGTTTATCGGCCTCGGCGTAATGGGCTATCCAATGGCCGGGCACCTGGCCAAGGCCGGGCTCAACGTCAGGGTCTGGAACCGAACCAGCGCCAAAGCCGAGCAATGGGCAAGCGAATACGGGGGAACCAGCTGCACCTCCATTGCCGAGGCCGTGAAGGGCGCGGATATAGTACTCACCTGCGTTGGTGCGGATATCGATCTTAAAGCAGTTTACGAAGGCGATGAAGGCATCCTCGCCAATGCCTCCGAAGGTGCGGTTCTGGTCGACCACACCACGGCTTCAGCCGGCATTGCCGAGTATCTTGCTGAAGCTGCCAGTAAAAACAACATGGGATTTGTGGACGCGCCTGTATCCGGCGGCCAGCAAGGAGCCGAAAACGGCAAGCTGACCATCATGTGCGGCGGCTCTGAACAGGACTATGCGAAAGCCGAGCCGGTTATGGAGCACTATGCGCGCGCACTCAACCGAATGGGCCCAGCTGGCAGTGGCCAGAAAACCAAGATGGTGAACCAGATCGCCATTGCCGGTCTTGTACAGGGCCTTTCAGAGGCGCTGCACTTTGCCGAGCAGGCTGAGCTGGATGTGGCAAAAGTGGTGGATGTGATTTCGAAAGGGGCAGCCCAGTCCTGGCAAATGGAAAACCGCTCGGCAACGATGATTGCGGGTGAATTCGAACACGGCTTCGCGGTTGACTGGATGCGTAAGGACCTGGGGATTTGCCTGGAAGAGGCACGAAAAGTGAACGCGTCTCTGCCAGTCACCGCTCTGGTGGATCAGTTCTACGCGGATGTGCAGTCCATGGGGGGCAAACGCTGGGATACATCCTCTTTAATCCAGAGACTCAGGAAGTTTCGGTAA
- a CDS encoding succinate dehydrogenase iron-sulfur subunit: protein MLVSLYRYNPETDNAPYMQDVDVDIPEGKDLMVLDVLNLIKERDPSMAYRRSCREGVCGSDGMNMNGKNGLACITPVSQVVKGDKLVLRPLPGLPVIRDLVVDMSLFYKQYEKVMPYLINDKPAPAIERLQSPEDRQKLDGLYECILCACCSTSCPSFWWNPDKFIGPAGLLQAYRFLADSRDTAQDERLAGLDDPFSVFRCRGIMNCVSVCPKGLNPTRAIGHIRNLLLQRAT from the coding sequence ATGTTAGTAAGCCTTTATCGTTATAACCCGGAGACTGACAACGCGCCTTACATGCAGGACGTGGATGTTGATATTCCGGAAGGCAAGGATCTCATGGTTCTTGATGTGCTGAACCTGATCAAGGAGCGGGATCCTTCAATGGCCTACCGTCGTTCCTGCCGGGAGGGCGTGTGTGGCTCTGATGGCATGAACATGAACGGCAAAAACGGCCTGGCGTGTATTACGCCTGTCTCCCAGGTGGTGAAGGGCGACAAGCTGGTGCTGCGTCCGCTGCCGGGTCTGCCGGTTATTCGTGATCTGGTTGTAGATATGAGTCTTTTCTACAAGCAGTACGAAAAGGTCATGCCTTACCTGATTAACGACAAGCCTGCTCCCGCGATCGAGCGGCTGCAGTCTCCGGAAGACCGCCAGAAGCTGGATGGCCTGTACGAGTGTATTCTCTGTGCCTGCTGTTCCACGTCCTGTCCGTCATTCTGGTGGAACCCGGACAAGTTTATCGGTCCTGCTGGCCTGCTTCAGGCTTACCGTTTCCTGGCGGACAGCCGGGATACAGCCCAGGACGAGCGACTTGCCGGCCTTGATGACCCGTTCAGTGTATTCCGCTGCCGGGGCATCATGAACTGTGTCAGTGTCTGCCCGAAAGGTCTGAATCCCACAAGGGCTATCGGCCACATTCGGAATCTTCTGCTGCAAAGGGCGACTTAA
- the sdhA gene encoding succinate dehydrogenase flavoprotein subunit, translating into MANIKTMSFDAIVIGGGGSGMRAALQLTESGVNTACITKVFPTRSHTVSAQGGITCAIASADPNDDWRWHMYDTVKGSDYIADQDAVEYMCSVGPQAVFELEHMGLPFSRTEQGRIYQRPFGGQSKGPDNPTQAARTCAAADRTGHALLHTLYQANIKGGTTFLNEWYAVDLVKNSKDEVVGVVAIEVETGEVAYIKSKATVLATGGAGRIYASTTNALINTGDGIGMALRAGFPMQDMEMWQFHPTGIYGAGTLVTEGCRGEGGYLINAEGERFMERYAPNAKDLAGRDVVARAMVIEILEGRGCGPDKDHVLLKLDHLGEETLNLRLPGICELSRTFAHVDPVKEPIPVVPTCHYMMGGIPTNVGGQALTQDENGKDKPIPGLFACGEAACVSVHGANRLGGNSLLDLVVFGRAAGLHIEEQLRGGFEVDGASEDDIKRAMARLDRLNNATEGESVAEVRKDLQNCMQLYFGVFRDGKSMEEGLKKLEAIGERVRNTKLADTSNAFNTARIEALELDNLYEVALATAVSAFERKESRGAHARNDYTERDDENWLKHSMFFPLEKRVGKRDVNFAPKTVDKFEPKVRTY; encoded by the coding sequence ATGGCTAATATCAAGACCATGTCCTTTGACGCAATTGTTATCGGCGGCGGCGGTTCCGGCATGCGTGCCGCGCTCCAGTTGACCGAGTCCGGCGTCAATACCGCGTGTATCACCAAGGTTTTCCCGACGCGGTCTCATACGGTCTCTGCCCAAGGTGGCATCACCTGTGCGATCGCCAGTGCTGATCCGAATGACGACTGGCGCTGGCACATGTATGACACGGTTAAAGGCTCGGACTACATTGCCGACCAGGATGCCGTCGAGTACATGTGTTCCGTTGGTCCTCAGGCGGTATTCGAGCTTGAGCACATGGGGCTTCCGTTCTCGCGCACCGAGCAGGGCCGTATCTATCAGCGTCCGTTTGGTGGTCAGTCCAAAGGCCCTGATAACCCGACTCAGGCAGCACGTACCTGTGCCGCTGCTGACCGTACCGGTCACGCCCTGCTTCACACTCTGTACCAGGCCAACATCAAGGGCGGAACCACCTTCCTTAACGAGTGGTACGCGGTAGATCTCGTCAAGAACAGTAAGGATGAGGTCGTTGGTGTGGTTGCCATTGAGGTTGAGACCGGCGAAGTCGCCTACATCAAATCCAAAGCGACCGTTCTTGCTACCGGTGGCGCGGGACGTATTTACGCCTCAACAACCAACGCGCTGATTAACACCGGCGACGGTATCGGTATGGCACTGCGTGCCGGTTTCCCGATGCAGGACATGGAAATGTGGCAGTTCCACCCGACCGGCATTTACGGAGCGGGAACGCTGGTGACCGAAGGTTGTCGGGGTGAGGGTGGCTACCTGATCAACGCCGAGGGTGAGCGTTTCATGGAGCGCTATGCGCCGAACGCGAAAGACCTGGCGGGCCGTGACGTTGTAGCCCGGGCAATGGTGATCGAGATTCTGGAAGGTCGTGGCTGCGGTCCGGATAAGGACCACGTTCTGCTGAAGCTGGATCATCTGGGTGAAGAGACCCTGAACCTGCGCCTGCCGGGCATCTGTGAGCTGTCCCGCACCTTTGCGCATGTGGATCCTGTCAAAGAGCCGATCCCGGTCGTGCCTACCTGTCACTACATGATGGGCGGCATTCCGACCAACGTTGGTGGTCAGGCGTTGACCCAGGATGAAAACGGAAAAGACAAGCCAATCCCCGGGCTGTTCGCCTGTGGCGAGGCAGCGTGTGTATCGGTACACGGCGCCAACCGTCTGGGTGGTAACTCTCTGCTGGACCTGGTGGTGTTTGGTCGCGCAGCTGGCCTGCACATTGAAGAGCAGCTTCGCGGCGGCTTCGAGGTAGACGGTGCCAGTGAGGACGATATCAAGCGTGCCATGGCGCGGCTTGACCGCCTGAACAACGCAACCGAGGGCGAGAGCGTTGCAGAGGTCCGCAAGGATCTGCAGAACTGCATGCAGTTGTACTTCGGCGTGTTCCGTGACGGCAAGAGCATGGAAGAGGGTCTCAAGAAGCTGGAAGCGATTGGTGAGCGTGTTCGCAACACCAAGCTGGCCGATACCAGCAACGCCTTCAACACCGCCCGTATCGAAGCGCTCGAGCTGGATAACCTCTACGAGGTTGCCCTGGCTACAGCGGTTTCCGCCTTTGAGCGGAAGGAAAGTCGCGGCGCTCATGCCCGGAACGACTACACCGAGCGTGATGATGAGAACTGGCTGAAGCACTCCATGTTCTTCCCGCTGGAAAAGCGCGTGGGCAAGCGTGATGTGAACTTTGCACCGAAGACGGTGGACAAGTTCGAGCCGAAGGTCCGGACTTACTAA
- the sdhD gene encoding succinate dehydrogenase, hydrophobic membrane anchor protein — translation MVNSVTNLGRSGVYDWLIQRVTAYVLALYTIFLLGFLLTSDVNYETWSALFDQTWFRIFTLMALLSIGAHAWVGLWTVTTDYIKAMGPRFIVQAACGLTMFVYVVWGIQILWGL, via the coding sequence ATGGTAAACAGCGTCACGAACCTGGGTCGCAGTGGTGTCTATGACTGGCTGATCCAGCGGGTAACCGCCTACGTACTTGCTTTGTATACAATTTTCCTGCTCGGCTTTCTGTTGACCTCCGACGTCAACTACGAAACCTGGAGTGCGCTTTTCGACCAGACCTGGTTCCGTATCTTTACCCTTATGGCACTGCTTTCAATCGGTGCTCACGCCTGGGTGGGGCTCTGGACGGTGACCACCGACTATATCAAGGCCATGGGTCCCAGGTTTATCGTGCAGGCGGCTTGTGGGCTGACCATGTTCGTCTATGTGGTTTGGGGCATTCAGATTCTTTGGGGGCTTTAA
- the fadA gene encoding acetyl-CoA C-acyltransferase FadA — MSLNPRDVVVVDCVRTPMGRAKNGCFRNVRAETLSANLIEALFERNPKLDPKEVEDVIWGCVNQTKEQGFNVARQISLLTRIPHESAAQTVNRLCGSAMSAIHTAAQAIMTGNGDVFFVGGVEHMGHVPMTEGFDHNPAASKYSAKASNMMGLTAEMLAKMHGITREQQDEFGARSHRLAHEATVEGRFKNEIVPIEGHDENGFKVLIEQDETIRPETTAESLSQLKPAFDPKNGTVTAGTSSQLTDGAAAMVLMSAERAEALGLKPIAKIRSMAVAGCDPAIMGYGPVPATKKALKRAGLKVEDIDFWELNEAFAGQSLPVLKDLKLLGVMEEKVNLNGGAIALGHPLGCSGARISTTLLNVMQAKGGKLGVSTMCIGLGQGIATVWERL, encoded by the coding sequence ATGAGCCTTAATCCGAGAGACGTTGTCGTCGTCGATTGCGTGCGGACTCCGATGGGTCGTGCCAAAAACGGTTGTTTCCGGAACGTGCGTGCAGAGACCCTGTCCGCCAATCTGATCGAAGCACTGTTTGAGCGCAACCCGAAGCTCGACCCGAAAGAAGTTGAAGATGTTATTTGGGGCTGTGTAAACCAGACCAAGGAGCAGGGCTTCAACGTGGCGCGTCAGATTTCCCTGCTGACCCGCATTCCCCACGAGTCTGCTGCTCAGACCGTGAACCGTCTGTGTGGTTCGGCCATGAGTGCGATCCATACTGCCGCGCAGGCCATCATGACCGGTAACGGTGATGTGTTCTTCGTGGGTGGTGTCGAGCACATGGGGCACGTACCCATGACCGAAGGCTTCGACCACAATCCGGCGGCCTCCAAGTACTCCGCAAAGGCGTCCAACATGATGGGCCTGACTGCGGAAATGCTGGCCAAGATGCACGGGATTACCCGTGAGCAGCAGGACGAGTTCGGTGCTCGCTCCCACCGTTTGGCCCATGAAGCGACCGTAGAAGGCCGTTTCAAGAACGAAATCGTGCCGATTGAAGGTCACGATGAGAATGGCTTCAAGGTGCTGATTGAGCAGGACGAGACTATTCGTCCGGAGACCACGGCTGAATCCCTGAGCCAGCTGAAGCCGGCCTTCGATCCGAAGAACGGTACTGTGACTGCCGGGACTTCCTCCCAGCTGACCGACGGTGCCGCTGCCATGGTACTGATGTCCGCAGAGCGGGCTGAGGCCCTGGGACTTAAGCCGATTGCCAAGATTCGCAGCATGGCCGTTGCCGGCTGTGATCCCGCAATCATGGGCTATGGTCCGGTGCCTGCCACCAAAAAGGCGCTCAAGCGCGCAGGCCTGAAAGTTGAAGATATCGACTTCTGGGAACTGAACGAGGCCTTTGCCGGCCAGTCGCTTCCTGTTCTCAAGGACCTGAAGCTGCTGGGCGTTATGGAAGAGAAGGTGAACCTGAACGGCGGCGCGATTGCCCTTGGCCATCCGCTGGGCTGCTCTGGTGCACGTATCTCCACAACCCTGCTGAATGTGATGCAGGCCAAAGGCGGTAAACTTGGTGTTTCCACCATGTGTATCGGTCTGGGCCAGGGCATCGCGACGGTCTGGGAGCGTCTGTAA
- the topA gene encoding type I DNA topoisomerase: MGKSLVIVESPAKAKTINKYLGSDFIVKSSVGHIRDLPVSGSGSQTDPKERAKQAALTRKMSPEEKAVHKKRKAREQLVARMGVDPDQDWSARYEILPGKEKVVSELKRLAKSADHIYLATDLDREGEAIAWHLQQTIGGEPEKYRRVVFNEITKRAIQEAFKDPGNLDNNRVNAQQARRFLDRVVGYMVSPLLWAKIARGLSAGRVQSVAVRLIVEREREIRKFVPEEFWQLHADLASAKADQPVRFEVTRHDDKPYRPVNEQESTEHVNRLKAGTFKVSKREDKPTRSRPSAPFITSTLQQAASNRMGFSVKKTMMLAQRLYEAGFITYMRTDSTNLSQDAINSCRTFIQKQFGDKYLPEKPRVYGSKEGAQEAHEAIRPTEVSRRPSDISGLEKDAEKLYDLIWRQFIACQMSDAEFLSTSIVVANGDYELRTRGRIIKFDGFLKAAPQAAKKDEDIALPDIQVDEVLDLKKLDPSQHFTKPAPRYTEASLVKELEKQGIGRPSTYASIISTIQDRGYVRLQNRRFYAEKMGEIVTERLSESFPNLMDFDFTAKMEDELDEIAEGDVEWKKVLNDFYGRFKQQLETAESGEDGGMRANTPTETDIPCPSCGRNMQIRVASTGVFLGCSGYSLPPKERCKTTINLVSGDEVVSADDDVEGEGETRLLRKKRRCPKCGTAMDSYLVDETRKLHVCGSNPDCSGYEVEKGTFRIKGYDGPTLECDKCGSEMQLKTGRFGKYFGCTNTECKNTRKLLKNGEPAPPKMDPVPMPELQCQKVDDTYVLRDGASGLFLAASKFPKNRETRPPLVMEIKPHRKEIDPKYDYLMDAPERDPEGNPTVIRYSRKTKEQYVMSEKEGKATGWSAWYVNGKWQPQDKKK, from the coding sequence ATGGGTAAAAGTCTCGTAATTGTCGAGTCACCAGCGAAAGCGAAGACCATCAACAAGTACCTGGGCTCTGACTTCATCGTCAAATCGAGCGTCGGGCATATTCGTGATCTTCCCGTCAGTGGCAGCGGATCCCAAACCGATCCCAAGGAGCGTGCCAAGCAGGCTGCGCTCACCCGGAAGATGAGCCCGGAAGAAAAGGCGGTGCATAAAAAGCGCAAGGCCCGTGAGCAGCTGGTCGCCCGGATGGGCGTCGACCCGGATCAGGACTGGAGTGCGCGTTACGAGATCCTTCCCGGCAAGGAGAAGGTGGTCAGCGAGCTCAAGCGTCTCGCCAAATCAGCAGACCATATCTATCTGGCAACGGATTTGGACCGCGAAGGGGAGGCCATCGCCTGGCACCTTCAGCAGACGATCGGTGGCGAGCCCGAGAAATACCGACGTGTAGTGTTCAACGAAATCACCAAACGTGCCATCCAGGAAGCCTTCAAGGATCCCGGGAATCTTGACAATAACCGGGTGAATGCCCAGCAGGCCCGACGTTTCCTGGATCGGGTTGTAGGCTACATGGTGTCGCCCCTGCTTTGGGCCAAGATTGCCCGGGGCCTGTCTGCCGGTCGGGTGCAGTCAGTCGCCGTACGGCTGATTGTTGAGAGGGAACGGGAGATCCGGAAGTTTGTTCCGGAGGAGTTCTGGCAATTACATGCCGATCTCGCGTCCGCCAAGGCAGATCAGCCGGTCCGCTTTGAGGTGACCCGTCACGATGACAAGCCATACCGCCCGGTCAACGAGCAGGAGAGCACCGAGCATGTCAATCGCCTTAAGGCGGGCACGTTCAAGGTTTCCAAGCGTGAAGACAAGCCAACCCGTTCTCGCCCCTCAGCACCTTTTATCACCTCCACGCTGCAGCAGGCGGCGAGTAACCGAATGGGCTTCAGCGTCAAGAAAACCATGATGCTTGCCCAGCGTCTCTATGAGGCGGGTTTCATTACCTACATGCGTACTGACTCCACGAACCTGAGTCAGGATGCGATTAACAGTTGCCGTACCTTCATACAGAAACAGTTTGGCGATAAATACCTGCCGGAAAAGCCCCGGGTTTACGGTAGTAAAGAGGGCGCCCAGGAAGCCCACGAAGCCATCCGGCCAACGGAAGTCAGTCGCCGGCCCTCGGATATCAGTGGCCTGGAGAAAGACGCGGAGAAGCTCTACGACCTGATCTGGCGCCAGTTCATTGCCTGCCAGATGTCCGATGCGGAGTTCCTCAGTACCTCGATAGTCGTTGCCAACGGCGATTATGAGCTGCGCACCCGGGGCCGGATTATCAAGTTCGACGGTTTCCTGAAAGCCGCGCCACAGGCGGCCAAGAAAGATGAAGACATCGCGCTGCCTGATATTCAGGTAGATGAAGTGCTGGACCTGAAAAAACTCGACCCGAGCCAGCACTTTACCAAGCCTGCGCCGAGGTACACCGAGGCGAGCCTGGTCAAAGAGCTCGAAAAGCAGGGTATTGGCCGTCCCTCGACCTATGCGTCGATTATTTCGACGATTCAGGATCGCGGCTATGTCAGGCTGCAGAACCGCCGCTTCTATGCCGAGAAGATGGGCGAGATTGTGACCGAGCGCCTGTCAGAATCTTTCCCGAATCTGATGGACTTCGATTTCACCGCGAAGATGGAAGATGAGCTCGACGAGATTGCCGAGGGTGATGTCGAGTGGAAGAAAGTCCTGAATGATTTTTACGGCCGTTTCAAGCAGCAACTGGAAACGGCAGAAAGTGGCGAAGACGGCGGCATGCGCGCCAACACGCCCACCGAGACTGATATTCCGTGCCCGAGCTGTGGCCGGAATATGCAGATTCGTGTGGCCAGTACGGGTGTATTCCTGGGCTGCTCCGGTTACTCATTACCACCGAAGGAGCGTTGCAAGACCACCATCAATCTAGTGTCCGGCGACGAAGTGGTCAGTGCTGACGATGACGTGGAAGGCGAGGGCGAGACCCGGCTGCTGCGCAAGAAGCGCCGCTGCCCCAAGTGTGGCACTGCCATGGACAGCTACCTGGTGGACGAAACCCGCAAGCTGCATGTCTGTGGTAGCAATCCGGATTGCTCTGGCTACGAGGTAGAAAAGGGCACGTTCCGCATCAAGGGCTACGATGGGCCGACCCTCGAGTGCGACAAGTGTGGCTCTGAGATGCAGCTGAAGACGGGGCGGTTTGGAAAGTATTTCGGTTGTACCAATACCGAGTGCAAGAACACACGTAAGCTGCTCAAAAATGGCGAGCCAGCACCGCCCAAGATGGACCCGGTACCCATGCCGGAGCTTCAGTGCCAGAAGGTGGATGACACTTACGTTCTTCGTGATGGGGCGTCCGGGTTGTTTCTGGCCGCCAGCAAGTTCCCGAAAAATCGGGAAACGCGACCACCTCTGGTGATGGAGATCAAACCACACCGGAAGGAAATTGATCCGAAGTATGATTACCTGATGGATGCGCCCGAGCGTGATCCTGAAGGCAATCCGACGGTGATTCGCTACAGCCGCAAGACCAAGGAGCAGTACGTCATGTCCGAGAAGGAAGGCAAGGCGACTGGCTGGTCCGCGTGGTATGTGAACGGAAAGTGGCAGCCGCAGGACAAGAAAAAGTAG